A genomic window from Synechococcus sp. CBW1107 includes:
- a CDS encoding NAD-dependent malic enzyme codes for MLLARPTPPLSTRLRGRDLLADPCLNKGTAFSRRERRAFGLDGLLPHAVESLEIQVERHWQAFLTLGSDLEKFRFAVALRQANLTLFHRFLADHIEAVMPIVYTPTVGAAIQRFSLDYRTPSGGVFLAAPDLERIETVLEQAVPGPVDLILITDSQGILGIGDQGVGGIEICLGKLAVYTLCAGLDPARVLPLVLDVGTDREELLENPLYPGWRHPRLDGADYDTFLDRSVEALQRRFPGALLHWEDFGTGHAHQLLARYRERLPSFNDDIQGTRGVACAVVKAASHGAGLPLEDHRIVVFGAGTAGCGIAEGLVRLLSRAGLSEPEARRRIWAIDREGLVLADQSGLSPMALALARDPSERSAFEPDAQGRIGLLEVVRTVRPSVLIGTSTVAGAFSREVVKTMAAAVQRPIILPLSNPTRLAEATPADLYAWTGGRALVASGSPFEPVSWQGGRRRIGQCNNCFLFPGLGFASVAVGATQVSEGMIDAGLDALADRIPAFRDPDAALMPELTQVQAVSRAVAEAVALAAVREGLASRAASAEEAIERLDQATWTAAYRELEAI; via the coding sequence ATCCTCCTGGCCCGCCCTACGCCCCCCCTGAGCACCCGTCTGCGGGGCCGCGATCTACTCGCCGATCCCTGCCTTAACAAAGGGACGGCCTTCAGCCGCCGGGAACGCCGGGCGTTCGGGCTCGATGGCCTGCTGCCCCACGCCGTGGAGAGCCTGGAGATCCAGGTGGAGCGGCACTGGCAGGCCTTCCTCACCCTGGGGAGCGACCTGGAGAAGTTCCGCTTCGCGGTGGCCCTGCGCCAGGCGAACCTCACCCTCTTCCATCGCTTCCTGGCGGATCACATCGAGGCGGTGATGCCGATCGTCTACACCCCGACCGTGGGGGCGGCGATCCAGCGCTTCAGCCTCGATTACCGCACACCCTCCGGCGGCGTGTTTCTGGCGGCACCGGATCTGGAGCGGATCGAAACGGTGCTGGAGCAGGCGGTGCCCGGGCCGGTGGATCTGATCCTGATCACTGATTCGCAGGGAATTCTCGGCATCGGCGATCAGGGCGTCGGCGGCATCGAGATCTGTCTGGGCAAGCTGGCGGTCTACACGCTCTGCGCCGGGCTGGATCCCGCCCGCGTGCTGCCCCTGGTGCTGGATGTGGGCACCGACCGTGAGGAGCTGCTGGAGAACCCCCTGTATCCCGGCTGGCGTCACCCGCGCCTGGATGGTGCCGACTACGACACCTTCCTGGACCGCAGCGTGGAGGCCCTGCAGCGTCGGTTCCCGGGAGCGCTGCTGCACTGGGAAGACTTCGGCACCGGCCATGCCCACCAGCTGCTGGCTCGGTACCGCGAGCGGCTGCCCAGCTTCAACGACGACATCCAGGGCACCCGCGGGGTGGCCTGCGCGGTCGTGAAGGCGGCCTCCCACGGCGCCGGACTGCCCCTGGAGGACCATCGCATCGTGGTGTTCGGGGCGGGGACGGCCGGGTGTGGCATCGCCGAGGGTCTGGTGCGCCTGCTCAGCAGGGCAGGCTTGAGTGAGCCTGAGGCGCGCCGCCGCATCTGGGCCATCGACCGGGAGGGTCTGGTGCTGGCCGATCAGTCAGGCCTCTCCCCCATGGCCCTGGCCCTGGCCAGGGATCCCTCCGAGCGGTCGGCCTTCGAGCCCGACGCGCAGGGCAGGATCGGTCTGCTCGAGGTGGTGCGGACGGTCCGTCCGAGCGTGCTGATTGGGACCTCCACCGTGGCCGGTGCGTTCAGCCGCGAGGTGGTCAAGACGATGGCCGCGGCGGTGCAGCGGCCGATCATCCTGCCCCTCTCCAATCCCACACGCCTGGCGGAGGCCACCCCCGCCGATCTCTACGCCTGGACGGGCGGACGGGCCCTGGTGGCCAGTGGCAGCCCGTTCGAGCCGGTGAGCTGGCAGGGCGGTCGTCGCCGGATCGGGCAGTGCAACAACTGTTTTCTCTTTCCCGGCCTGGGATTCGCCAGCGTGGCGGTCGGCGCCACCCAGGTCAGTGAGGGCATGATCGATGCCGGGCTCGATGCCCTGGCCGACCGCATTCCGGCCTTCCGGGATCCGGATGCCGCCCTGATGCCCGAACTCACGCAGGTGCAGGCGGTGTCGCGGGCGGTGGCGGAAGCCGTGGCGCTGGCGGCGGTGCGCGAAGGCCTCGCCAGCCGAGCCGCCAGCGCCGAGGAGGCGATCGAGCGGCTCGATCAGGCCACCTGGACGGCGGCCTACAGGGAGCTGGAGGCGATCTGA
- a CDS encoding WD40 repeat domain-containing protein: METGEAGDGLAGLLLKSGHAPADLAERAMFLLLIGELERYEELDLDGTLLAKALTAASPGVRKRLAAAAAAAGRAEWLQAMEYAKPLEAFNTDDWTTTVQVLRRAGDRQALLQWAMKAPPLHSRSLLQAMAAGTPPEEQDEPVVAALLAFSQSLPAAKVDELQPDRCTRTLEGHSNYVYSVALSADGRCLASASGDKTIRLWDPASGACTRTLEGHSNRVYSVALSADGRCLASASGDKTIRLWDPASGACTSILKGHSNSVYSVAWSADGRCLASGSSDKTIRLWDPASGACTGTLKGHSETVWSVAWSADGRCLASGSSDKTIRLWDPASGACTGTLNGHSETVWSVAWSADGRCLASGSSDKTIRLWDPASGACTGTLNGHSETVWSVAWSADGRCLASGSSDKTIRLWDPASGACTLKAHSSVRSVAWSADGRCLASGSWDNTIRLWRNDVAELLLTPLASVDGTYWQLLAAYQQDQSQQPEWVRAWLDFITALGAVIRRFDVGVDEASVQLDSSPFEIEIDG, from the coding sequence ATGGAGACTGGAGAGGCAGGTGATGGGCTCGCCGGCCTGCTGCTCAAGAGTGGACATGCGCCCGCCGATCTCGCCGAGCGAGCCATGTTCCTGCTGTTGATCGGTGAGCTGGAGCGCTACGAGGAGCTGGATCTCGATGGCACGCTACTGGCCAAGGCCCTTACCGCTGCCAGTCCAGGAGTGCGCAAACGCCTGGCAGCAGCAGCGGCGGCGGCGGGCCGTGCTGAATGGCTTCAGGCGATGGAGTATGCGAAACCTCTCGAAGCCTTTAACACCGACGACTGGACCACGACAGTGCAGGTGCTGAGGCGAGCGGGCGATCGGCAAGCTCTCTTGCAGTGGGCGATGAAAGCACCACCGCTCCACAGCCGATCACTGCTGCAGGCGATGGCAGCTGGAACACCACCAGAGGAACAAGACGAGCCGGTGGTGGCGGCCCTGCTGGCTTTCAGCCAAAGCCTTCCAGCAGCAAAGGTGGATGAACTACAGCCTGATCGGTGCACCCGCACCCTTGAAGGCCATTCCAACTACGTGTACTCAGTGGCGTTGTCAGCGGATGGCCGCTGCCTCGCCTCTGCCAGCGGTGACAAGACGATTCGTTTGTGGGACCCGGCCAGCGGCGCCTGCACCCGCACCCTCGAAGGCCATTCGAACAGGGTGTACTCAGTGGCGTTGTCAGCGGATGGCCGCTGCCTCGCCTCTGCCAGCGGTGACAAGACGATTCGTTTGTGGGACCCGGCCAGCGGCGCCTGCACCAGCATCCTCAAAGGCCATTCGAACAGTGTGTACTCAGTGGCGTGGTCAGCGGATGGCCGCTGCCTCGCCTCTGGCAGCTCTGACAAGACGATCCGTTTGTGGGACCCGGCCAGCGGCGCCTGCACCGGCACCCTCAAAGGCCATTCCGAAACTGTGTGGTCAGTGGCGTGGTCAGCGGATGGCCGCTGCCTCGCCTCTGGCAGCTCTGACAAGACGATCCGTTTGTGGGACCCGGCCAGCGGCGCCTGCACCGGCACCCTCAATGGCCATTCCGAAACTGTGTGGTCAGTGGCGTGGTCAGCGGATGGCCGCTGCCTCGCCTCTGGCAGCTCTGACAAGACGATCCGTTTGTGGGACCCGGCCAGCGGCGCCTGCACCGGCACCCTCAATGGCCATTCCGAAACTGTGTGGTCAGTGGCGTGGTCAGCGGATGGCCGCTGCCTCGCCTCTGGCAGCTCTGACAAGACGATCCGTTTGTGGGACCCGGCCAGCGGTGCCTGCACCCTCAAAGCCCATTCCAGCGTGCGCTCAGTGGCGTGGTCAGCGGATGGCCGCTGCCTCGCCTCTGGCAGCTGGGATAACACGATCCGGCTCTGGAGAAATGATGTCGCAGAGTTGTTGTTGACCCCGTTGGCCAGCGTTGATGGCACGTATTGGCAGCTGCTGGCGGCTTACCAACAAGACCAGAGCCAGCAGCCCGAATGGGTGCGAGCCTGGCTCGATTTCATCACCGCCCTCGGCGCGGTGATCCGTCGCTTTGATGTGGGCGTGGATGAGGCCAGCGTTCAGCTGGATTCCTCACCCTTCGAGATCGAAATCGATGGCTAA
- a CDS encoding Hsp70 family protein: MPGRLAVDFGTSNTVLALWDADRQEASTYAPAAYRSLYPQGDGTTSVIPSLIHYGEDQHQWLGQQVLQRNLLKHPHTLRWAKSYIGRGGTSRGRRIGERQVSFHQAGHDFLTTLLRLTREDLALADEEIALTVPVDSYEHYAAWLGDAASAAGLPRYRLIDEASAAALGYGAHIQAGDCYLVFDFGGGTLDVAVVLIEPEDTAANGRRCRILAKAGAQIGGISLDKLLFQDVLLQTGRADTDPLIQTLSGAILAECEQAKIQLTSQSEAAITLLDPDTGQVLEAAWSRSRFEELMDEAGLIGGIDRLIRQALNRARDRGYSEEQIKSVLLVGGSSQIPVVRTTLARIFGKDRLFADRPIDAVARGAAAFVGGVDFYDHIQHSYAIRHRDPKTGHWTYRTLVEAGSPYPSAEPIAHLTVKASFDGQDQLGLAIFELGEQLQSTGAAASTELVFDPAGGARILAVATAEQERRSHFWMNENSPTFLTTSQPVNAGDACFRISFGIDGNKRLLLTARELANGRLLYSDYPVIQLS; the protein is encoded by the coding sequence ATGCCTGGTCGTCTTGCGGTTGATTTCGGCACCTCCAACACCGTGCTCGCCCTCTGGGATGCCGATCGCCAGGAGGCCAGCACCTATGCCCCGGCGGCCTACCGCAGCCTTTATCCCCAGGGCGATGGCACCACGTCTGTAATCCCCTCCCTGATCCACTACGGAGAAGATCAGCACCAATGGCTGGGGCAGCAAGTGCTGCAGCGCAACCTGCTCAAGCATCCGCATACCCTGCGCTGGGCCAAGAGCTACATCGGCCGGGGAGGCACTAGCCGGGGTCGCCGCATCGGGGAACGGCAGGTGAGCTTTCACCAGGCCGGCCACGACTTTCTCACCACCCTGCTCAGGCTCACCCGCGAGGATCTGGCCCTCGCGGATGAGGAGATCGCCCTCACGGTTCCAGTCGACAGTTACGAGCACTACGCCGCCTGGCTGGGGGACGCCGCCTCTGCGGCAGGCCTGCCCCGCTACCGGCTGATTGATGAGGCCTCAGCTGCTGCACTTGGCTATGGCGCCCACATCCAGGCTGGTGACTGCTACCTAGTGTTTGATTTCGGCGGTGGCACACTCGATGTCGCCGTGGTGCTGATCGAGCCGGAGGACACTGCCGCAAATGGCCGCCGCTGTCGGATCCTCGCCAAGGCTGGTGCGCAGATCGGCGGGATCAGCCTCGATAAGCTGCTCTTCCAGGATGTGCTGCTGCAAACCGGACGGGCCGACACTGATCCGCTGATCCAGACCCTCAGCGGCGCCATCCTCGCCGAATGCGAGCAGGCCAAGATCCAACTCACCAGCCAAAGTGAGGCAGCGATCACCCTGCTGGACCCTGATACCGGCCAGGTGCTGGAGGCGGCCTGGAGCCGCAGCCGCTTCGAGGAACTGATGGATGAGGCTGGTCTGATCGGAGGGATCGATCGTCTCATCCGCCAGGCGCTCAACCGCGCCCGGGATCGCGGCTACAGCGAGGAGCAGATCAAATCGGTGCTGCTGGTGGGCGGCAGCAGCCAGATCCCGGTGGTGCGCACCACCCTGGCGCGGATCTTCGGGAAGGACCGGCTCTTCGCGGATCGCCCGATCGATGCGGTGGCCAGAGGGGCAGCGGCCTTTGTCGGTGGAGTCGATTTCTACGACCACATCCAGCACAGCTACGCCATTCGTCACCGCGATCCAAAAACCGGCCACTGGACCTACCGTACGCTCGTCGAGGCCGGTAGCCCCTACCCCAGTGCTGAACCGATCGCCCATCTCACTGTCAAAGCCTCCTTCGACGGGCAGGACCAGTTGGGCCTGGCGATCTTTGAACTTGGCGAGCAACTCCAATCCACAGGAGCTGCAGCCTCCACCGAGCTGGTGTTCGATCCAGCTGGTGGTGCCCGCATCCTGGCGGTGGCAACGGCTGAGCAGGAACGACGCAGCCATTTCTGGATGAATGAGAACTCCCCCACCTTCCTCACCACCAGCCAGCCTGTGAATGCCGGGGACGCTTGTTTTCGAATCAGCTTCGGGATCGATGGCAACAAGCGCTTGTTGCTCACCGCCCGCGAGCTGGCCAATGGTCGCCTGCTCTACAGCGACTATCCCGTGATCCAGCTGAGCTGA
- a CDS encoding DUF1778 domain-containing protein, with product MSATERLDLKLSSSDKQLFVMAAALEGISVAAFVRSAAKQRATEAIQRDRAVSLSTRDYEAFHTALAQPFRPNEALQESMREVQARVKRV from the coding sequence ATGTCCGCTACCGAACGCCTCGATCTCAAGCTATCCAGCAGCGACAAGCAGCTGTTCGTAATGGCTGCCGCTCTAGAGGGCATCTCTGTGGCCGCTTTCGTCAGGTCCGCCGCCAAGCAGAGGGCAACAGAGGCCATCCAACGTGATAGAGCGGTGTCCCTCTCAACCCGCGACTACGAAGCCTTCCACACTGCTCTGGCCCAGCCGTTTCGCCCTAACGAGGCCTTGCAGGAGTCCATGAGAGAGGTTCAGGCCCGGGTCAAGCGTGTTTGA
- a CDS encoding DUF1257 domain-containing protein — MSHFTTIRTRVVEASHLQKALVDLGYTVQHGPITVNGYQGNTTKADLKIATASKGYDIGFRRTNSNDGYELVADWWGIRGIEQKDFVRQLHQRYAYHAAQEALIAEGFSLVEEGQQQDGTLHLVLRRSI, encoded by the coding sequence ATGTCGCACTTCACCACCATCCGCACCCGTGTTGTGGAAGCCAGCCATCTGCAGAAGGCCCTGGTTGATCTCGGGTACACCGTGCAGCACGGGCCCATCACGGTGAATGGCTACCAGGGCAACACCACCAAGGCCGATCTCAAGATTGCCACTGCCAGCAAGGGCTACGACATCGGCTTCCGCCGCACCAATTCCAATGATGGCTATGAGCTGGTAGCCGACTGGTGGGGGATTCGTGGCATTGAGCAGAAAGACTTCGTGCGGCAATTGCATCAGCGCTACGCCTACCATGCCGCCCAGGAGGCTCTGATCGCAGAAGGATTCAGTTTGGTGGAAGAAGGCCAACAGCAGGACGGCACCCTTCACCTCGTGCTGCGACGCAGCATCTGA
- a CDS encoding UvrD-helicase domain-containing protein, with protein MLAFAGTGKTTTLRAYARERPQQRMLYLAFNRTVAAEARESFPTNVTCSTIHALAYRAVGYRYRHQLRGSIRANQAAIALGLDQRNHKELVLADRALKVLQHFLCSGCNDLAEFTGAVSYHQRYPRQALQAASRLWELMVDPTSSCVPMLHDGYLKLYQLSRPQLRFDVILLDEAQDTNPVTLKILADQSCSRVFVGDPHQQIYQFRHATNAIASAGHWDELALTGSFRFGAAIAEAANHLLALKGEPRQLRGLRSTSPPETSAFIARGNAAIYKQALALAHQGKQTYWCGGIDGYRLQQLLDLCHLKRGEQSQIRDPFIAAFKGYGELCSYAEAQDVRDIKAWCHLIDRHDHWQGIPEEIAGIKRMAVSSITPDVMALTTAHKSKGLEFGSVTLADDFHGHDLLHGAPTDLKNWEYGPQQAPALWDEQGYRGGVVLPEEELNLRYVALTRAQQSCRSPQWSAPMFADLANYVKDYPRFLLVDSHEVLKPKLTAGTPSGLKQGDEAVMVTGKEVSSVQQGHDPEPALSGESAGTEPVAEFATQAGQTITLSWFQGAIDPSHVHVVTSHYERRYPALNWDWLLLEFSELRVVSSDPAGAVAVMLGKNQLASAQQLVERFLMDVGLVLQPDDVVALQAPEGTNGECPVEELVEADECTKEGATGSEAVEEPARRSMRKRLAKFWMRVGQ; from the coding sequence GTGCTGGCTTTTGCCGGTACGGGCAAGACGACCACGCTGCGGGCCTATGCCCGGGAACGACCCCAGCAACGAATGCTGTATCTGGCGTTCAATCGCACGGTGGCGGCAGAAGCCCGGGAGAGCTTCCCGACCAACGTCACCTGCTCCACGATTCACGCCCTGGCTTACCGGGCTGTGGGGTATCGCTATCGGCACCAGCTGCGGGGCAGCATCCGCGCCAACCAGGCGGCAATTGCCCTTGGGCTGGACCAGCGCAACCACAAGGAGCTGGTGCTGGCTGATCGTGCTCTCAAGGTGCTGCAGCATTTCCTCTGCAGCGGCTGCAACGATCTGGCTGAGTTCACCGGGGCGGTCAGTTACCACCAGCGCTACCCCAGGCAGGCTCTGCAGGCTGCATCACGGCTGTGGGAACTGATGGTGGATCCCACGTCGTCCTGCGTGCCGATGCTGCATGACGGCTACCTGAAGCTGTATCAGCTCTCGAGGCCCCAGCTCAGATTCGATGTGATCCTGCTGGATGAAGCCCAGGACACCAATCCCGTCACGCTGAAGATCCTCGCAGATCAGAGCTGCAGCAGGGTGTTCGTAGGGGATCCTCACCAGCAGATCTATCAGTTCCGCCATGCCACCAACGCCATTGCCAGCGCTGGTCACTGGGACGAGCTGGCCCTGACCGGCAGCTTCCGCTTTGGTGCTGCCATCGCTGAGGCCGCCAACCACCTGCTGGCCTTGAAAGGGGAGCCTCGCCAGCTGAGGGGTCTGCGCAGCACATCACCACCTGAGACCAGCGCGTTCATTGCCCGTGGCAATGCCGCGATCTACAAGCAGGCCCTGGCACTGGCCCACCAGGGCAAGCAGACCTACTGGTGCGGCGGAATCGACGGGTACCGCCTCCAGCAGCTGTTGGATCTCTGCCACCTCAAGCGTGGGGAGCAGTCACAGATCCGTGATCCGTTCATCGCTGCCTTCAAGGGCTACGGGGAACTGTGCAGCTACGCCGAAGCGCAAGACGTGCGCGACATCAAGGCCTGGTGCCATCTGATCGATCGTCATGACCACTGGCAGGGCATTCCCGAGGAGATCGCTGGGATCAAGCGGATGGCCGTCAGTTCCATCACGCCCGACGTGATGGCCCTGACCACAGCCCACAAGTCCAAGGGCCTGGAATTCGGCAGCGTGACCCTGGCTGATGACTTCCATGGCCACGACCTCCTGCATGGAGCCCCCACTGACCTCAAGAACTGGGAGTACGGCCCCCAGCAGGCGCCTGCTCTCTGGGATGAGCAGGGCTATAGAGGCGGGGTGGTGCTGCCAGAGGAGGAGCTCAACCTGCGCTATGTCGCTTTGACGCGGGCTCAGCAGAGCTGCCGCTCCCCGCAGTGGTCAGCACCGATGTTTGCTGACCTGGCCAACTACGTGAAGGACTACCCGAGATTCCTGCTGGTGGATTCCCATGAGGTTCTCAAGCCGAAGCTAACCGCAGGTACCCCATCCGGTCTGAAGCAGGGTGATGAAGCTGTGATGGTGACTGGGAAGGAAGTGAGCTCTGTGCAACAGGGCCATGACCCTGAGCCTGCCCTGAGCGGTGAATCAGCAGGGACTGAACCCGTTGCAGAGTTCGCTACTCAAGCTGGCCAGACGATCACGCTGAGCTGGTTTCAGGGCGCCATCGATCCCAGCCACGTCCATGTGGTCACCAGTCACTACGAGCGCAGGTATCCGGCCCTGAACTGGGACTGGCTGCTGCTGGAGTTCTCGGAGCTGCGGGTGGTGAGCAGCGATCCTGCTGGTGCTGTTGCGGTCATGCTGGGGAAGAACCAGTTGGCCTCAGCGCAGCAACTCGTTGAGCGATTCCTGATGGACGTGGGTCTGGTGCTGCAACCCGACGACGTGGTTGCTCTCCAGGCTCCCGAGGGAACGAATGGTGAGTGCCCCGTGGAGGAGTTGGTTGAAGCTGACGAGTGCACCAAGGAAGGGGCAACGGGCAGTGAAGCCGTCGAGGAGCCTGCACGGCGTTCCATGAGGAAGCGGCTGGCCAAGTTCTGGATGCGGGTGGGTCAGTAA
- a CDS encoding L,D-transpeptidase has product MARACAWTFAAAIALMAVEDAGAQTGPALSLRRSPRTLPATGDPVWQLQLTVPGQKTLSFEALVGRASRQEADRHRLGSQAPLPAGRYRLTDISAIRPEDPVELGRVLWIGLEPQFPTARRALGIHHDPSAGLGAESGTDGCIGLIRSSDLLTLAALLDQSGVRDLEVLQ; this is encoded by the coding sequence ATGGCCCGGGCTTGTGCCTGGACCTTCGCCGCGGCGATCGCCCTGATGGCCGTCGAGGACGCCGGCGCCCAGACCGGACCCGCCTTGAGCCTCCGGCGCAGCCCACGCACCCTGCCCGCCACCGGGGATCCGGTCTGGCAGCTGCAGCTGACGGTTCCCGGCCAGAAGACCCTCAGCTTCGAGGCCTTGGTGGGACGGGCCTCGCGTCAGGAGGCCGACCGTCACCGACTGGGCAGCCAGGCCCCCCTGCCGGCGGGGCGCTATCGACTCACCGACATCAGCGCCATCAGACCGGAGGATCCCGTGGAACTGGGACGGGTGCTCTGGATCGGGCTGGAGCCCCAGTTCCCGACGGCTCGGCGCGCCCTGGGCATCCATCACGATCCCAGTGCCGGCCTGGGCGCCGAGAGTGGCACCGATGGCTGCATCGGCCTGATCCGCAGCAGCGACCTGCTCACCCTCGCGGCGCTGCTGGATCAGAGCGGCGTCCGCGATCTGGAGGTGCTCCAGTGA
- a CDS encoding GNAT family N-acetyltransferase, giving the protein MFEEHLLDPKRHNRSAFDSGEPALNRFLQQNAHQNMRRGISQTFVLVPESDPSSIAGYYTLAPAEVSLASLQPQDARPLPPYPIPCFRMGRLARDLRWRGEGIGVLLVGLAVERCLLVRQSVGGYALIVDAKGEAAKSFYLHYGFQPYLDAPLSLYLPLGGQPGPS; this is encoded by the coding sequence GTGTTTGAAGAGCACCTGCTTGACCCCAAGCGCCACAACCGCTCCGCCTTCGACAGTGGCGAGCCTGCCCTGAACCGCTTCCTCCAGCAGAACGCCCACCAGAACATGCGACGGGGCATCAGTCAGACCTTTGTTCTGGTGCCGGAGTCCGATCCCAGCTCCATTGCCGGCTACTACACCCTGGCTCCGGCCGAAGTCAGTCTGGCCAGCCTCCAGCCCCAGGACGCCCGCCCTCTGCCGCCCTATCCGATCCCCTGCTTCCGCATGGGTCGACTGGCCCGGGATCTGCGCTGGCGCGGTGAGGGGATTGGCGTACTGCTGGTCGGCCTTGCTGTTGAGCGCTGTCTGCTGGTTCGTCAGTCTGTGGGCGGCTACGCCCTGATCGTCGATGCCAAAGGCGAAGCCGCAAAGAGCTTCTACCTCCATTACGGCTTTCAGCCCTACCTCGACGCCCCCCTCAGCCTCTACCTCCCGCTTGGAGGCCAGCCAGGCCCGTCCTGA
- a CDS encoding PfkB family carbohydrate kinase — protein MSLSAPAESPALPPLPPQRLAVVGHVEWVSFVVVESLPSAGQIQHALEMLEQPAGGGAVVAAQFTRLTNQPVAFFTALGRDALGERAAAELRAMGLELHVAWREAPTRRAITFVEASGERTITVIGERLAPAASDPLPWAELAACDGVFVTAADAAALRLARRARLLAATPRVRLPVLQAAGVELDALIGSARDPGERYRAGDLCPAPHLYVATEAEQGGFTVPGGRFSAIERSHPPVDAYGAGDSFAAGFTAALAAGWDRSGALALACRCGAAALDARGAYASQWSAAFTGAPPDRGRRSDPAAPRG, from the coding sequence ATGTCCCTGTCCGCCCCAGCCGAGTCTCCGGCCCTGCCGCCGTTGCCGCCGCAGCGGCTGGCGGTGGTGGGCCACGTCGAGTGGGTCAGCTTCGTCGTGGTGGAGAGCCTGCCGTCGGCCGGTCAGATTCAGCATGCTCTCGAGATGCTGGAGCAACCCGCCGGCGGCGGCGCCGTGGTGGCCGCCCAGTTCACCCGGCTCACGAATCAACCGGTGGCTTTCTTCACGGCCCTGGGCCGTGATGCTCTCGGCGAGCGGGCTGCCGCTGAGCTGCGGGCCATGGGGCTGGAGCTCCATGTGGCCTGGCGGGAGGCCCCAACCCGCCGCGCGATCACCTTCGTGGAGGCCAGCGGGGAGCGCACCATCACCGTGATCGGCGAGCGGCTCGCACCCGCCGCCAGCGATCCGCTGCCCTGGGCGGAGCTGGCGGCCTGCGATGGCGTGTTCGTGACCGCCGCCGATGCGGCCGCCCTGCGGCTGGCTCGGCGGGCGAGGCTGCTGGCGGCCACCCCCCGGGTGCGCCTGCCGGTGCTGCAGGCGGCTGGCGTGGAGCTCGACGCCCTGATCGGCAGTGCCCGGGATCCCGGCGAGCGCTATCGGGCCGGCGATCTCTGCCCGGCGCCTCACCTTTATGTGGCCACGGAAGCCGAGCAAGGGGGCTTCACGGTGCCCGGAGGTCGCTTCAGCGCGATCGAACGCAGCCATCCCCCGGTGGATGCCTACGGCGCCGGCGACAGTTTTGCCGCGGGGTTCACGGCGGCTCTGGCTGCCGGCTGGGACCGCTCCGGCGCCCTGGCGCTGGCCTGCCGCTGCGGGGCCGCTGCGCTCGATGCCCGCGGGGCCTATGCCTCCCAGTGGAGCGCGGCCTTCACTGGAGCACCTCCAGATCGCGGACGCCGCTCTGATCCAGCAGCGCCGCGAGGGTGA
- a CDS encoding DUF2997 domain-containing protein produces MEIQEIDVFVAPDGTVKLQVRGVNGGQCLSLTKGLETLLGGEISSREMTPDADADDQGVSWQVDDTQAIGGGW; encoded by the coding sequence ATGGAGATCCAGGAAATCGATGTCTTCGTCGCCCCCGATGGCACCGTGAAGCTTCAGGTTCGTGGGGTCAATGGCGGACAATGCCTCAGCCTCACCAAAGGGCTTGAAACCCTCCTTGGTGGAGAGATCAGCAGTCGGGAGATGACACCCGATGCCGATGCGGATGATCAAGGCGTGAGCTGGCAGGTGGATGACACCCAGGCAATTGGCGGCGGCTGGTAG
- a CDS encoding MAPEG family protein, with the protein MTIAPLPLPGLITLLAVITFQATALQVGRARQRDGVKPPLMTGPPAFERAVRVQQNTLEQLVVFLPAFWLAVLLSNATAASVLGAFWVLGRVLYAVGYLRAPEQRAPGFAISFLASTVLLVMALVGCLMRLL; encoded by the coding sequence ATGACCATCGCCCCCCTTCCCCTGCCGGGCCTGATCACCCTGCTGGCCGTGATCACCTTTCAGGCCACGGCCCTGCAGGTGGGTCGGGCGCGGCAGCGTGACGGGGTGAAGCCACCGCTGATGACCGGACCGCCGGCCTTCGAGCGGGCCGTGCGGGTCCAGCAGAACACCCTGGAGCAGCTGGTGGTGTTCCTGCCGGCCTTCTGGCTCGCTGTCCTGCTCTCCAACGCCACCGCGGCTTCGGTGCTGGGGGCGTTCTGGGTGCTGGGTCGTGTGCTCTACGCCGTGGGCTATCTGCGGGCTCCAGAGCAGCGCGCACCGGGTTTTGCCATCAGCTTCCTCGCTTCGACCGTGCTGCTGGTGATGGCCCTGGTGGGCTGCCTGATGCGCCTGCTCTGA